TTCGCCGTACGAGGACTTGAGGCTCAAGGGCAAATAGGTTGCTCGGAGGGGGGCTCCGCCCCCCTTCCGAAGCCTCCCCCCGAATCGATTGCGCCGGCAAAGCCGGCGCTCGAAGCGAAACATACTGGCTCGCGAGGGCGCGGAATTACTCGGACAAACTCCTAGGTACGAGCGGCGGTGACGAGGGCGGCGAAGAGACGGCGGGCGGGCTCGGAGTCCTTGGTGAGGTGCTCGGGGTGCCACTGGACGCCGAGCACCCAGCGGGTGTCGTCGTCCAGCTCGACGCCTTCGATCAGTTGGTCGGGAGCCCACGCCACGGCCGTCAGCCCGCGGCCCAGAGACTTGATGACCTGGTGGTGGAAGCTATTGACCTCGACCTCGTCGGCGCCCATCACGCGCGCCAGCCGGCTCCCGGGCGTCACGGTGACCTTGTGGGTGGGCTGATCCCGCGCTTCCTTCTGGCTGTGCGGCACTTCGGTGCCGGGATCCGTGGCGACGTCCTGATAGAGGCTGCCCCCGAGCGCGACGTTCAGCACCTGGATGCCCCGGCAGATGGCCAGGATGGGCCGCTTCCGGTCGAGTGCGCCCTGGATCACGCCGAGCTCCAGCATGTCGCGCGCCGGCACCACGTCGTAGAGGCTCGTATGCGCGCTCTCCCCGAAGTGGGAAGGGTCCATGTCGCCGCCGCCCGTGAGCAGCAAGGCGTCGAGGCCGCGGCCGAGTCGCTCGAGCGAGGCCGCCGAGAGTTGAGGCGGCAGGAGAACGGGCACGCCGCCCGCCTGCTGCACGGCGTGGAGGTACGCGGAATTCACGTAGGCACGCTCGGGGGTGGCGTCGACGGTCATCGACATGGTCACGCCGACCAGCGGCCCGCGATTCATGCCGCTATGCTACCATACGCGCCATGAGCCTCGACTCCGTCACCTCCCAGAGGGAAGCGGGCGCCGCGCCCGCCGTGGGTCCGATGCAGCAGGTCATGGGCCGGCGCTGGATGGTGGTGGCCGGCCATCCGCTGGCCGCCCAGGCCGCCGCGCGCGTCCTCGAAGCGGGCGGCAACGCCATCGACGCCGGCTGCGCGGCCGGCATGATGCTCGGCGTCGTCCACCCGGACATGGTCAGCTTCGCCGGGGTGGCCCCCATCCTCGTGCACCTGGCGAAGAGCGGCGAGACCTTCGAGGTCTCGGGCGTGGGGCCGTATCCCAAGCGCGCGACGGCCGAGTTCTACCGCGAGCGCCACGGCGGCCAGATTCCCTCGGGACTGCTGCGCACGGTGGTGCCGGCCTCGCCGGATGCCTGGTGCGCGGCGCTCGAGCGCTGGGGCACCAAGACATTCGCCGAAGTCGCCGCGCCGGCCATGGAGTGCGCCGAGCACGGCTTCCCGCTGTCCCTCTTCTCGGCCTATCAGTTCGGTCGCGCCGTCGACAAGATCCGCCGATACCCGACCTCCGCCGCCGTCTACCTCAAGGATGGCCAGGCGCCGCCGGCCGGACATCTGCTCGTGGAGGCGGAGCTCGCGCAGACCATCAAGACGATGGCCACGGCCGAGCTGAAGGCGCGCTCTCGCGGGCGCGCGGGAGCCATCCGCGCCGCGCGGGATGCCTTCTACAAGGGCGACATCGCCGCGCGCATCGCGGACTACCACGCCAAGGAAGGCGGGCTCCTCACCCGCGAAGACCTGGCCGAGTTCTCCGTCGAGGTCGCGCCCGCCCTGAAGACCACCTTTGGAGATTACGAGGTCGCGGCCTGCGGGTTCTGGTGCCAGGGCCCCGTGTTCCTCCAGATGCTCAATCTGATCGAGAGCTACGACATGCGCGCCCTCGGACACAATACGCCGCGCGCTCTCCATATCATGACGGAGGCGATGAAGCTGGCCTTCGCCGACCGCGAGGCCTATTACGGCGACCCGCATCACGTCAAGGTGCCGGCCGACGGGCTCATGTCGAAGGAATACGCACGCGCCCGCCGCGCGCTGATCCGCGAAGACCAGGCGTGGCCGGACCTGCCGCCCGCCGGCGATCCGTTCGGGCTCCGCGCCGTCGCCAATGGCGGCCATGGCGTGTCGGGCCCCGCGACCATCCAGCCCGGAGGCTCGCTCGACACCTCCTATCTCTGCGTGGTGGACGCGGAGGGCAATGCCTTCTCGGCGACGCCGAGCGATCCGGGCGTGGATT
This genomic interval from Candidatus Methylomirabilota bacterium contains the following:
- a CDS encoding gamma-glutamyltransferase family protein codes for the protein MSLDSVTSQREAGAAPAVGPMQQVMGRRWMVVAGHPLAAQAAARVLEAGGNAIDAGCAAGMMLGVVHPDMVSFAGVAPILVHLAKSGETFEVSGVGPYPKRATAEFYRERHGGQIPSGLLRTVVPASPDAWCAALERWGTKTFAEVAAPAMECAEHGFPLSLFSAYQFGRAVDKIRRYPTSAAVYLKDGQAPPAGHLLVEAELAQTIKTMATAELKARSRGRAGAIRAARDAFYKGDIAARIADYHAKEGGLLTREDLAEFSVEVAPALKTTFGDYEVAACGFWCQGPVFLQMLNLIESYDMRALGHNTPRALHIMTEAMKLAFADREAYYGDPHHVKVPADGLMSKEYARARRALIREDQAWPDLPPAGDPFGLRAVANGGHGVSGPATIQPGGSLDTSYLCVVDAEGNAFSATPSDPGVDSPVIPGVGCVISPRGSQGWLTPGHASEVAPGKRPRLTPAPSLVLRGGRVFMPFGTPGGDVQQQAMLQVFLNVTAHGMTPQQAVEAPRVATRSFPDSFWPHAHAPGMLETERRLAPETRAALSALGHKVAEWPEWDWRAGGVCAIVASPDGVLMGGADPRRGAHAIGW
- a CDS encoding gamma-glutamyl-gamma-aminobutyrate hydrolase family protein is translated as MNRGPLVGVTMSMTVDATPERAYVNSAYLHAVQQAGGVPVLLPPQLSAASLERLGRGLDALLLTGGGDMDPSHFGESAHTSLYDVVPARDMLELGVIQGALDRKRPILAICRGIQVLNVALGGSLYQDVATDPGTEVPHSQKEARDQPTHKVTVTPGSRLARVMGADEVEVNSFHHQVIKSLGRGLTAVAWAPDQLIEGVELDDDTRWVLGVQWHPEHLTKDSEPARRLFAALVTAART